One genomic window of Pseudoxanthomonas sp. includes the following:
- a CDS encoding ABC transporter ATP-binding protein: MLQIRGLSKTYANGVHALKDIDLDIPRGMFGLLGPNGAGKSSLMRTIATLQEPDAGSITLDGLDVLADKTGARRRLGYLPQEFGVYPKVSAEAMLDHFAVLKGVTARGERKTLVEALLQQVNLWQVRKRKLGGFSGGMRQRFGIAQALIGQPSLIIVDEPTAGLDPAERNRFLNLLAEIGENTVVILSTHIVEDVTDLCPRMAIIAGGQVRLADEPRKAIASLDGRVWKKTLDKGELPAHEAAFNVLSTRLVAGAPVIHVLSDAAPGEGFVAAPADLEDVYFGELRRAAAPAHAEA, translated from the coding sequence ATGCTGCAGATCCGCGGACTGTCCAAGACCTACGCCAACGGCGTGCATGCGCTGAAGGACATCGACCTGGACATCCCGCGTGGCATGTTCGGCCTGCTCGGGCCCAATGGCGCAGGCAAGTCCTCGCTGATGCGCACGATTGCGACCCTGCAGGAACCCGACGCCGGCAGCATCACCCTGGATGGCCTGGACGTGCTGGCCGACAAGACCGGCGCGCGCCGCCGGCTTGGCTACCTGCCGCAGGAGTTCGGCGTGTATCCCAAGGTCAGCGCCGAGGCGATGCTCGACCATTTCGCCGTGCTCAAGGGCGTGACCGCGCGCGGCGAACGCAAGACGCTGGTCGAGGCACTGCTGCAGCAGGTCAATCTGTGGCAGGTGCGCAAGCGCAAGCTGGGTGGGTTCTCCGGCGGCATGCGCCAGCGCTTCGGCATTGCCCAGGCACTGATCGGCCAGCCATCGCTGATCATCGTCGATGAACCCACCGCCGGCCTGGACCCGGCCGAGCGCAATCGCTTCCTCAACCTGCTGGCCGAGATCGGCGAGAACACGGTGGTGATCCTGTCCACCCACATCGTCGAGGACGTGACCGACCTGTGCCCGCGCATGGCGATCATCGCCGGCGGCCAGGTGCGGCTGGCGGACGAGCCGCGCAAGGCCATCGCCTCGCTCGATGGACGGGTCTGGAAGAAGACCCTGGACAAGGGCGAGCTGCCCGCCCACGAGGCCGCGTTCAACGTGCTGTCCACCCGCCTGGTCGCCGGTGCGCCGGTGATCCACGTACTCAGCGACGCTGCCCCCGGCGAGGGCTTCGTCGCCGCGCCAGCCGATCTGGAAGACGTGTACTTCGGCGAATTGCGCCGTGCTGCCGCCCCCGCCCACGCGGAGGCCTGA
- a CDS encoding M1 family aminopeptidase, whose translation MLLQLLKMERRLLLRNGVFWVVLAVFAGIGFAMLASDNVSYGGGVGNVMRNAPAVTTVVLGAFSVMSVLLTTIFVGGIALRDFEQRTAELFFATPMRKGVYLAGRFGGGFLASLAIMLGVVFGMWLGSKMPWLDQARLGPTPWSAYAWGFGVLVVPNLLFLSALLFALATATRSMLYTYIGVIAFFVLWMLSDSLGSDISTRWIAALVDPSGGAGIADQIRYWSSDQLNHQLPPLSGLLLGNRALFLGLAALLLWATYALFRIDREGLVLRKRKAVAPLAEQSHAVVLPVVQLRTGFSARLTQFLHQARFDLRQTLLGAPLLVIVLVWLLVVGVIFYSGGRMYGTAVYPVTGQMQQLMNGSMSLLLIIVLTFYAGELVWRERSQGVAEATDAYATPDWIPLASKLAALACVVVLFHVIGALLGMGYQLVHGYTRLEPLLYLQAMLLDCVAYLLMAALAVFLQAVSGNKFIGYLLMIMVLVGRMALGMLDFDHLLYNFGHASPTPYSDMNGWGHFIGPNLWFRAYWGALCIALLALAYMLWPRGTTLHWRERLMQLRRRLRGPAAAVLAVSLLAFVGLGGWIFYNTNVLNRYVPGDLAKQRSADYEKAYRQYKDLPQPRVIAIRTEVDITPATRTVHLRGHYRMRNNTAAPITQLHVSLDPEVRVNKLDFPAHHVKQRDDIQGYTIYTLDQPLAPGAEMDFDFDLTDVPDGFRMDGQDTQVVYNGTFFNNFAALPQFGYDPNQQLSDRNDRRKYKLPELPRMNPIGDTKAYADNYLGPNAGWVDFETTVSTTDGQIALAPGTLQKDWHKDGRHYFQYKGETKLLAFFSWLSADWQVRHDHWNDVAIDVYFDAKHPYNVDRMIQSTKKSLDYYTRNFSPYQFKQLRILEFPGYQRFAQSFAGTIPYSEAIGFIARVEDADDIDYPFYVTAHEVAHQWWAHQVVGANVQGATMLSESLAQYSALMVMEHEYGPQKMRKFLKYELDSYLRQRPAERVAEQPLALNENQQYIHYNKGSIAFYALKDMIGEDTLNHVLAGFLREHAFKAAPYPTTRDFMADLYAGTDAKFHPFIRDLFERIVFWENRTTDATARKLPNGKYEVTLKLHAAKQVADGKGKVTAEAVDEWVDIGVFARKPGAKEADEQVLYLAKHHVTQAETTLKLVVEQLPYDAGIDPYNKLIDTDSEDNRRKVTLQ comes from the coding sequence ATGCTGCTTCAGCTGCTGAAGATGGAGCGCAGGCTCCTGCTGCGCAATGGCGTGTTCTGGGTAGTGCTGGCGGTGTTCGCCGGCATCGGCTTTGCGATGCTGGCCTCGGACAACGTGTCCTATGGCGGTGGCGTGGGCAACGTGATGCGCAACGCGCCGGCGGTGACCACCGTGGTGCTCGGCGCCTTCAGCGTGATGAGCGTGCTGCTGACCACGATCTTCGTCGGCGGCATCGCATTGCGTGATTTCGAACAGCGCACGGCGGAACTGTTCTTCGCCACGCCGATGCGCAAGGGCGTGTACCTGGCCGGGCGCTTCGGCGGCGGCTTCCTGGCCAGCCTGGCCATCATGCTGGGCGTCGTCTTCGGCATGTGGCTGGGAAGCAAGATGCCGTGGCTGGACCAGGCGCGACTGGGACCAACGCCGTGGAGCGCCTACGCATGGGGCTTCGGTGTGCTGGTGGTGCCGAACCTGCTGTTCCTGTCGGCGCTGCTGTTCGCGCTGGCCACCGCGACACGCTCGATGCTCTACACCTACATCGGCGTGATCGCGTTCTTCGTGCTGTGGATGCTGTCCGATTCGCTGGGTTCGGACATCTCCACGCGCTGGATCGCCGCGCTGGTCGATCCGTCCGGCGGTGCCGGCATCGCCGACCAGATCCGCTACTGGTCCAGTGACCAGCTCAACCACCAGCTGCCACCACTGAGTGGCCTGCTGCTGGGCAACCGGGCGCTGTTCCTGGGCCTGGCCGCGCTGCTGCTGTGGGCGACCTACGCGTTGTTCCGGATCGACCGCGAAGGGCTGGTCCTGCGCAAGCGCAAGGCGGTCGCGCCGCTGGCCGAACAAAGCCATGCGGTCGTCCTGCCCGTCGTGCAGCTGCGCACCGGATTTTCGGCGCGACTCACCCAGTTCCTGCACCAGGCGCGCTTCGACCTGCGCCAGACCCTGCTGGGCGCGCCGCTGCTGGTGATCGTACTGGTGTGGCTGCTGGTGGTCGGGGTGATCTTCTATTCCGGCGGGCGCATGTACGGCACCGCGGTGTACCCGGTGACCGGGCAGATGCAGCAGCTGATGAACGGCAGCATGAGCCTGTTGCTGATCATCGTGCTGACCTTCTATGCCGGCGAACTGGTCTGGCGCGAACGCAGCCAGGGCGTGGCCGAAGCCACCGATGCCTACGCCACACCGGACTGGATTCCGCTGGCATCCAAGCTGGCCGCGCTGGCCTGCGTGGTGGTGCTGTTCCATGTCATCGGCGCGTTGCTGGGCATGGGCTACCAGCTGGTCCACGGTTACACGCGCCTTGAACCGCTGCTGTACCTGCAGGCCATGCTGCTGGACTGCGTTGCGTACCTGCTGATGGCGGCGCTGGCGGTGTTCCTGCAGGCCGTGAGCGGCAACAAGTTCATCGGCTACCTGCTGATGATCATGGTGCTGGTCGGGCGCATGGCGCTGGGCATGCTGGACTTCGACCACCTGCTCTACAACTTCGGTCACGCCAGCCCGACGCCGTATTCGGACATGAACGGCTGGGGCCATTTCATCGGTCCGAACCTGTGGTTCCGGGCGTACTGGGGCGCGCTGTGCATCGCCCTGCTGGCCCTGGCCTACATGCTGTGGCCGCGCGGCACCACGCTGCACTGGCGCGAGCGCCTGATGCAGCTGCGTCGACGCCTGCGTGGCCCGGCCGCAGCCGTGCTGGCGGTGTCGCTGCTGGCCTTTGTCGGGCTGGGCGGCTGGATCTTCTACAACACCAACGTGCTCAACCGTTATGTGCCCGGCGACCTGGCCAAGCAGCGCAGCGCCGACTACGAAAAAGCCTACCGCCAGTACAAGGACCTGCCGCAGCCGCGCGTCATCGCCATCCGCACCGAGGTCGACATCACCCCTGCCACGCGGACCGTGCACCTGCGCGGCCATTACCGGATGCGCAACAACACCGCCGCGCCGATCACCCAGCTGCACGTCAGCCTGGATCCTGAAGTGCGGGTCAACAAGCTCGACTTCCCCGCCCACCACGTCAAGCAGCGCGACGACATCCAGGGCTACACGATCTACACCCTGGACCAGCCGCTGGCGCCGGGCGCGGAGATGGATTTCGACTTCGACCTGACCGACGTCCCCGATGGCTTCCGCATGGATGGCCAGGACACCCAGGTGGTCTACAACGGCACGTTTTTCAACAACTTCGCCGCGCTGCCGCAGTTCGGCTACGACCCGAACCAGCAGCTGTCCGACCGCAACGACCGGCGCAAGTACAAGCTGCCCGAGCTGCCGCGGATGAATCCGATCGGCGACACCAAGGCCTATGCGGATAACTACCTGGGCCCGAACGCAGGCTGGGTGGATTTCGAGACCACCGTGTCCACCACCGATGGCCAGATCGCGCTGGCGCCGGGCACGCTGCAGAAGGACTGGCACAAGGATGGCCGCCATTACTTCCAGTACAAGGGCGAGACCAAGCTGCTGGCGTTCTTCTCCTGGCTGTCGGCCGACTGGCAGGTCAGGCATGACCATTGGAACGACGTGGCGATCGACGTCTATTTCGATGCCAAGCATCCGTACAACGTCGACCGCATGATCCAGTCCACCAAGAAGTCGCTGGATTACTACACGCGCAACTTCTCGCCCTACCAGTTCAAGCAGCTGCGCATCCTGGAATTCCCGGGTTACCAGCGCTTCGCGCAGTCGTTCGCCGGCACGATTCCATACTCGGAGGCGATCGGCTTCATCGCCCGCGTCGAGGACGCCGACGACATCGACTACCCGTTCTACGTGACTGCGCATGAAGTCGCGCACCAGTGGTGGGCACACCAGGTGGTGGGCGCCAACGTGCAGGGCGCGACCATGCTCAGCGAATCCCTGGCCCAGTACTCGGCGCTGATGGTGATGGAGCACGAATACGGCCCGCAGAAGATGCGCAAGTTCCTCAAGTACGAACTGGACAGCTACCTGCGCCAGCGCCCGGCCGAACGCGTGGCCGAGCAGCCGCTGGCACTCAACGAGAACCAGCAATACATCCACTACAACAAGGGCTCGATCGCCTTCTACGCGCTCAAGGACATGATCGGCGAGGACACCTTGAACCACGTGCTGGCCGGATTCCTGCGCGAGCACGCCTTCAAGGCCGCACCCTATCCAACCACGCGCGACTTCATGGCCGACCTGTACGCGGGCACCGATGCGAAGTTCCACCCCTTCATCCGCGATCTGTTCGAGCGCATCGTGTTCTGGGAGAACCGCACCACCGATGCCACGGCCCGCAAGCTTCCCAATGGCAAGTACGAAGTCACCCTGAAGCTGCACGCAGCCAAGCAGGTCGCCGACGGCAAGGGCAAGGTCACCGCCGAAGCAGTGGACGAATGGGTCGACATCGGCGTGTTCGCGCGCAAGCCCGGCGCCAAGGAAGCCGACGAACAGGTGTTGTACCTGGCCAAGCACCACGTCACCCAAGCCGAGACCACGCTCAAACTGGTCGTGGAGCAGCTGCCATACGACGCCGGCATCGATCCGTACAACAAGCTGATCGATACCGATTCGGAAGACAACCGGCGCAAGGTGACCCTGCAGTAG
- a CDS encoding DUF2214 family protein: MWMDFALASLHHLLVFGLVAMLAAESVLLSRPLDAAGMQRLFKLDSGYGINAGLLLGAGLWRVFGGAKGADFYLHNPWFHAKLTCFILAALVSAWPTLRFLHWRKALRNDASYLPSPHEVARLRGAIRMQLGLVALIFVLAAGMARYGGLNF; the protein is encoded by the coding sequence ATGTGGATGGATTTCGCGCTTGCTTCGCTGCATCACCTGCTGGTGTTCGGCCTGGTCGCCATGCTCGCCGCCGAGTCGGTGCTGCTCTCCCGGCCGCTGGATGCTGCAGGTATGCAGCGTCTGTTCAAGCTCGATAGCGGCTACGGCATCAATGCCGGCCTGCTGCTGGGCGCGGGCCTGTGGCGCGTGTTTGGCGGTGCCAAGGGTGCGGATTTCTACCTGCACAACCCCTGGTTCCACGCCAAGCTGACCTGCTTCATCCTGGCTGCACTGGTGTCGGCCTGGCCGACCCTGCGCTTCCTGCATTGGCGCAAGGCATTGCGCAATGACGCCAGCTATTTGCCATCGCCGCATGAGGTCGCGCGTTTGCGTGGTGCGATTCGCATGCAGCTCGGCCTGGTCGCGCTGATCTTCGTGCTGGCCGCCGGCATGGCGCGCTACGGCGGCCTGAACTTCTGA
- a CDS encoding NAD(P)/FAD-dependent oxidoreductase, which yields MTGRPACDVLLVGAGHNGLVCAAYLARAGLKVTVLERRGVVGGAAVTEEFHPGFRNSVASYTVSLLQPRVIADLDLHGHGLRIVQRRRNNFLPLPDGQYLLTGGGETQAQVAKFSRRDAEALPAYEARLEAIADVLRALALQPPPNITDQGWWKALPELLRGAKLGKRLHALEPTLRQELLDLFTISAAEYLDRWFESAPIKALFGFDGVVGNYASPYTPGSAYVLLHHVFGEVNGVKGAWGHAIGGMGAITQAMAASARAAGVTIRTDAGVDEVLVEGGRATGVRLHTGETLRARCVVANVNPKLLYERLLRTEHVPAPTRERMANWRCGSGTFRMNVALSRLPSFTALPGEGDHLTAGIILAPSLDYMDRAYLDARAQGWSREPIVEMLIPSTLDDSLAPPGQHVASLFCQHVAPELSDGRSWDDHREEVADLMIATVERYAPGFGASVLGRQIKSPLDLERDFGLIGGDIFHGALSLNQLFSARPALGQAGYRGAIPGLYLCGSGTHPGGGVTGAPGHNAARVVIGDLV from the coding sequence ATGACGGGCCGCCCAGCCTGCGATGTATTGCTGGTCGGCGCGGGCCACAACGGCCTGGTCTGTGCGGCCTACCTGGCCAGGGCCGGGTTGAAGGTCACCGTGCTGGAGCGCCGTGGCGTGGTCGGTGGCGCTGCGGTGACCGAGGAATTCCACCCAGGCTTCCGCAACTCGGTGGCGTCCTACACTGTGTCGCTGCTGCAGCCCAGGGTCATCGCCGACCTGGACCTGCATGGCCACGGTCTGCGCATCGTCCAGCGTCGTCGCAACAATTTCCTGCCACTGCCCGATGGCCAGTACCTGCTGACCGGTGGCGGCGAAACACAGGCGCAGGTTGCCAAGTTCTCCAGGCGCGATGCCGAAGCGTTGCCGGCCTACGAGGCCCGGCTGGAGGCCATCGCCGACGTGCTGCGCGCGCTGGCCCTGCAGCCGCCGCCCAACATCACCGACCAAGGCTGGTGGAAGGCGCTGCCCGAACTGCTGCGCGGCGCGAAACTCGGCAAGCGCCTGCATGCACTTGAGCCGACGCTGCGCCAGGAGCTGCTGGACCTGTTCACCATCTCGGCGGCCGAATACCTGGACCGCTGGTTCGAAAGCGCACCGATCAAGGCGCTGTTCGGCTTCGACGGCGTGGTCGGCAACTACGCCAGCCCATACACGCCGGGCAGTGCGTATGTGTTGCTGCACCACGTGTTCGGCGAGGTCAACGGCGTCAAGGGCGCCTGGGGTCACGCCATCGGCGGCATGGGCGCGATCACCCAGGCGATGGCAGCGTCGGCGCGGGCGGCCGGCGTGACCATCCGCACCGATGCCGGCGTGGACGAGGTGCTGGTTGAAGGCGGTCGCGCGACCGGCGTGCGCCTGCACACCGGCGAGACATTGCGCGCGCGCTGCGTGGTGGCCAACGTCAATCCCAAGCTGCTCTACGAACGCCTGCTGCGCACCGAGCATGTTCCGGCACCGACGCGCGAGCGCATGGCCAACTGGCGCTGTGGCTCGGGCACCTTCCGCATGAACGTGGCGCTGTCGCGGCTGCCGTCCTTCACCGCGCTGCCGGGCGAGGGCGACCACCTCACCGCCGGCATCATCCTGGCGCCGTCGTTGGACTACATGGATCGCGCGTATCTGGATGCCAGGGCGCAAGGCTGGTCGCGCGAACCCATCGTCGAGATGCTGATTCCCTCCACGCTGGATGATTCGCTGGCGCCGCCCGGCCAGCACGTCGCCAGCCTGTTCTGCCAGCACGTCGCGCCGGAACTTTCCGATGGCCGCAGCTGGGATGATCATCGCGAAGAAGTTGCCGACCTGATGATCGCCACGGTCGAGCGTTACGCGCCGGGGTTCGGCGCATCGGTGCTGGGCCGCCAGATCAAGAGTCCGCTGGACCTGGAACGCGATTTCGGCCTGATCGGCGGCGACATCTTCCACGGCGCGCTGTCGCTCAACCAGCTGTTCTCGGCGCGGCCAGCGCTGGGGCAGGCCGGGTATCGCGGCGCGATTCCCGGGTTGTACCTGTGTGGATCAGGCACCCACCCCGGTGGCGGCGTGACCGGCGCGCCGGGGCATAACGCGGCGCGGGTGGTGATCGGGGACCTGGTCTGA